A section of the Microbacterium sp. MM2322 genome encodes:
- a CDS encoding extracellular solute-binding protein, translating to MKKLIASIAVGVLALSLAACSPEASAGSGSKGAPGPEALEDADGVTTITLWHGFGNANGEALDASISAFNAANAGKIHVNSSFQGSYTDLLAKYTAGLRDDSTPTVVISGDTTSGYLRDVQRSVSPEAMAKANPDDLDLSQIRPVGANYYGADGEMFAVPLAISTPVLWVNTDLLTQAGIDPKTDLKTIQDVAAAAKRVKAKTGVSGLAGSFDGWWFEQITAASGNSYCTPKNGRSGDGATSLPLDAPAQVDGLRSLVDVYTSGAGTDIGVDGNAAVTAFAAGQVAMMFNSSGAAGALDTSAPSFDFEAVPYPLSEGADPTEAGPVIGGAAMWLSSTATDAEKVAGWKLISYLASAENQESFSAATGYVPVNKGVDDLPARRKYLASHPDAQTFVDQIDNTPSVTATAGCLSGAMTSIRAAVSAQMEAAINGSVTLDEALANARTEADKAIEQYRTQLG from the coding sequence ATGAAGAAACTCATCGCGAGCATCGCCGTCGGTGTCCTCGCCCTCAGCCTCGCGGCGTGCAGCCCGGAGGCGTCGGCGGGCAGCGGTTCAAAGGGCGCCCCCGGACCCGAGGCGCTCGAGGACGCCGACGGTGTCACCACCATCACCCTCTGGCACGGGTTCGGCAACGCGAACGGCGAGGCGCTCGACGCATCGATCTCGGCGTTCAATGCAGCCAACGCGGGCAAGATCCACGTCAACTCAAGCTTTCAGGGTTCATACACCGACCTGCTGGCGAAATACACGGCTGGACTCCGAGACGACTCCACCCCGACCGTGGTGATCTCCGGAGACACCACCTCGGGCTACCTTCGCGACGTGCAACGTAGCGTTTCCCCCGAGGCGATGGCTAAAGCAAACCCTGACGACCTCGACCTCAGCCAGATCCGGCCTGTGGGAGCGAACTACTACGGCGCCGATGGCGAGATGTTCGCCGTTCCTCTGGCCATTTCCACACCTGTGCTGTGGGTGAACACCGACCTGCTCACGCAGGCCGGGATCGACCCGAAGACAGATCTGAAGACGATCCAAGATGTGGCGGCAGCCGCCAAGAGGGTCAAGGCGAAGACCGGGGTGTCCGGTCTGGCGGGATCGTTCGATGGATGGTGGTTCGAGCAGATCACCGCTGCATCTGGAAATTCCTACTGCACACCGAAGAATGGCCGCAGCGGCGATGGCGCCACGTCACTTCCGTTGGATGCGCCTGCCCAGGTCGACGGACTCCGGTCACTGGTTGATGTCTACACCTCGGGCGCCGGTACCGACATCGGTGTCGACGGCAACGCTGCCGTGACAGCGTTCGCCGCAGGTCAGGTCGCCATGATGTTCAACAGTTCCGGAGCTGCAGGGGCGCTGGACACATCTGCGCCCTCGTTCGACTTCGAGGCCGTGCCGTATCCACTGTCAGAGGGCGCAGACCCCACCGAAGCGGGGCCGGTTATCGGCGGCGCAGCGATGTGGTTGAGCTCGACTGCAACCGATGCAGAGAAGGTAGCCGGATGGAAGCTCATCAGCTACCTCGCTTCGGCGGAAAACCAAGAGTCGTTCAGCGCGGCCACCGGCTACGTCCCGGTCAATAAGGGCGTGGACGACCTGCCCGCGCGCAGAAAATACCTTGCCAGCCACCCCGACGCTCAGACTTTCGTCGACCAGATCGACAACACCCCGAGTGTCACCGCCACCGCAGGTTGCCTCAGCGGCGCAATGACCTCGATCCGAGCTGCGGTCTCCGCTCAGATGGAGGCCGCCATCAACGGATCCGTCACCCTGGACGAAGCTCTCGCCAACGCACGCACCGAAGCGGACAAGGCCATCGAGCAATACCGGACTCAGCTCGGTTGA
- a CDS encoding carbohydrate ABC transporter permease, with product MSAPTTGTAVLGMPQKESRANRRGNFHSLTWRDLPRFLVIVLLFVVMGFPLYLSFATGFFPNGTLISNGLMPPLDRFTVDNFAAALRSIPLGNQYLVSLVVVVLQTLAQLITASLAAYALVFPRWRGRAVAFGFIIATLAVPGESLVIPNYEFVTGLGLRDTIFGIVIPFLAVGYPIFLLRQAFASIPHELWEAARLDGCGDLRTLFLVLMPSARNQVTTSVMWSALAAWNGFFWPLLITDSPNNRTVQVGLTQLVTSEVTSPAVIFAGTALVLVPTVLLVIFSQRLLVTGLASGSGK from the coding sequence ATGTCTGCACCCACCACTGGGACAGCGGTCCTCGGGATGCCGCAAAAGGAGAGCCGTGCGAATAGGCGCGGAAACTTTCACTCGCTCACCTGGCGCGACCTCCCCCGCTTCCTTGTCATCGTGCTGCTCTTCGTCGTCATGGGCTTTCCGCTCTACCTGAGTTTCGCCACCGGCTTTTTCCCGAACGGCACCCTCATCAGCAACGGACTCATGCCCCCACTCGACCGATTCACGGTGGACAATTTCGCCGCCGCACTGCGGTCAATCCCGCTCGGCAACCAGTATCTGGTGAGCCTCGTCGTCGTCGTTCTGCAAACTCTTGCGCAGCTCATTACTGCGTCGCTCGCGGCCTACGCGCTTGTGTTTCCGCGGTGGCGCGGGCGAGCTGTCGCCTTTGGATTCATCATCGCCACGCTGGCGGTGCCCGGCGAGAGTCTCGTCATCCCCAACTACGAATTCGTGACAGGACTGGGTCTGCGGGACACCATCTTCGGGATTGTGATTCCCTTTCTCGCCGTTGGATATCCGATCTTCCTCCTGCGACAAGCCTTCGCCTCGATCCCCCACGAGCTGTGGGAAGCAGCCCGCTTGGACGGCTGTGGCGACCTGCGCACCCTGTTCCTTGTCCTCATGCCTTCCGCCCGCAACCAGGTCACGACCTCCGTGATGTGGAGCGCGCTGGCCGCGTGGAACGGATTCTTCTGGCCCCTGCTGATCACCGACTCGCCCAACAACCGAACGGTGCAAGTCGGCCTGACCCAGTTGGTGACCTCCGAGGTGACGAGTCCCGCCGTCATCTTCGCCGGGACCGCTCTCGTCCTCGTGCCCACGGTCCTGCTGGTCATTTTCAGCCAGCGACTGCTCGTCACCGGCCTCGCCAGTGGGTCGGGCAAGTAG
- a CDS encoding sugar ABC transporter permease, whose amino-acid sequence MTLEAKPRLRGKLSKAGLGPWLLLPAAILLALFVYRPVFRGVQLSFFGSDIVGNPSRFVGLDNWVDFFATGSFQRTLWTSLLIAVVAMVLAVGVSLLCVLLLRRWIPGRGLFQVIFSLPFAYSAASASAIFYGLFGPSTGAVNLLLQRFGFDTVPWLQEPGWAILSISVTTAWYESGFAFLVLIAAIRNIPEEVLEAAELDGASGARLAWTMLIPLMRPSLFFLFVTQTIAGLQTFTQVYVLTRGGPSGTTTTLVYQLYQLAFGRGVPDFGRASVIGTFLVLLIAAVTAIQFKIANRKDA is encoded by the coding sequence ATGACGTTGGAAGCGAAACCGCGGCTCCGAGGCAAGCTCTCGAAGGCAGGTTTGGGACCGTGGCTCTTGCTGCCCGCGGCCATCCTTCTGGCTCTTTTCGTCTATCGCCCGGTCTTTCGTGGTGTGCAACTGAGCTTTTTCGGCAGCGACATCGTCGGCAACCCGTCCCGGTTCGTGGGACTGGACAACTGGGTCGACTTTTTCGCCACAGGTTCCTTTCAGCGGACCTTGTGGACGTCCCTCCTGATCGCTGTGGTTGCAATGGTGCTTGCGGTGGGGGTCTCCCTGCTCTGCGTGCTCCTGCTCCGCCGTTGGATTCCAGGTCGCGGTCTCTTTCAGGTGATCTTTTCGCTCCCCTTCGCCTACTCAGCCGCATCCGCGTCAGCAATCTTCTATGGGCTTTTCGGACCATCAACCGGCGCGGTAAATCTGCTGCTGCAACGATTCGGGTTCGACACCGTTCCTTGGCTGCAGGAGCCGGGATGGGCCATCCTCTCCATCTCCGTCACGACCGCATGGTACGAGTCCGGGTTTGCTTTCCTTGTCCTGATCGCGGCCATACGGAACATCCCCGAAGAAGTCCTCGAGGCAGCGGAACTGGACGGCGCCTCTGGCGCGAGGCTGGCCTGGACCATGCTGATTCCGTTGATGCGCCCCAGCCTGTTCTTCCTTTTCGTCACGCAGACGATCGCGGGTCTGCAGACCTTCACGCAGGTCTATGTCCTCACCCGTGGCGGCCCCTCGGGTACCACCACGACGCTGGTGTACCAGCTCTACCAGCTGGCGTTCGGGCGCGGCGTCCCTGACTTCGGCCGCGCGTCTGTCATCGGGACGTTCCTCGTCCTCCTGATCGCGGCCGTGACAGCCATCCAATTCAAGATCGCAAATCGGAAGGATGCGTGA